A stretch of DNA from Streptomyces sp. NBC_01197:
GGCCCACCGCGACCTTGGAGATCATCAGAGCTGTCAGCTCGTGTACGTCCGCCGCGCCGCCGACCTTCACCACTCCGCTGTACGTCATGCTGCCGAGTCTAGATCGGCAGTCCGGCCCTGGGCCGGGGGCGTCCCGTACCGAGGGAGGCAGGAGCGCAGTACTAGAGCGACGGCAGGGTCGGCAGAGCGCCACCGCCGGGAACCGTCAGCCCCTCGCCGTCGCCGCGGCCCGACAGCCACCCCAGCAGCGCCGTGGCGGGCCCGGTGACGCCGGCCACCGCGGGGTCGCCGGAGAAGCGCTCCCGCAGGAAGTCGATCTCCCGCTCGGTGAACTCCGCGGAAAGATCCGCCAGCTCGTAGCCGATGCCGAGATCGACGTGGTGCAGCTCGATCTCGACCCACCGCCGGAAGGGAACGCGGGCAGCCGTCTCCGTGACCCCGTTGCGGAGGGTCACGGTGCGGGACCAGTCCGCGGGAAGTGCCGTGCGCTCACGGAGCCGGGCCGCGCTCTCGCGCAGATCAGTCAGCTGTACGGCGAGCGGGCGGTGCGCGTCGCGCTCGATGTCGGCGTCGCGGACCTCGGCGGAGGCGTACATCGGCAGTCCGGCGAGAA
This window harbors:
- a CDS encoding maleylpyruvate isomerase family mycothiol-dependent enzyme, which encodes MIDHARDLESLDEATERLLTAAAGLDNATAAEPSRLPGWSRGHVLAHLSRNADAIGNVLAGLPMYASAEVRDADIERDAHRPLAVQLTDLRESAARLRERTALPADWSRTVTLRNGVTETAARVPFRRWVEIELHHVDLGIGYELADLSAEFTEREIDFLRERFSGDPAVAGVTGPATALLGWLSGRGDGEGLTVPGGGALPTLPSL